The following proteins are encoded in a genomic region of Arachis ipaensis cultivar K30076 chromosome B02, Araip1.1, whole genome shotgun sequence:
- the LOC107626597 gene encoding protein FAR1-RELATED SEQUENCE 5-like, producing MKDVGLWTISKVVLNHSHPCYPDRVEMLKQHNELSMFVRRTIETNEEAGIRPSKTYQSFIAAAESHQELSFIEKDVQSGFWFICGGESPQSVNTSWMRTDEKQGHQSFKWLFECWFRCMGGKPPKGILTDQCASMQRAIELSMPTIIHHWCIWHIMKKIPNKLNDYKRHKKIEQEMSHVVWNSFTKDAFDRNWNDFLTKYDLGGNKWLSELYEDRHIWVPVYLDHHFWAWMRSTQRSERMHAFFNKFITRNSSLSQFMKQYDNCLASREQREREFDAVDFHTVIPCTTKSAIEAQFHHVYTHEKFREVQAQFRGKLNFLDDEPTIQSSSSFYSAPDMIQRGLYKF from the exons ATGAAGGACGTTGGTCTTTGGACAATTTCCAAAGTTGTTCTGAATCACTCACACCCTTGCTATCCAGACCGTGtagagatgctcaaacaacacaatgAGCTAAGCATGTTTGTGCGTCGAACCATCGAAACCAACGAGGAAGCCGGAATTAGAccgagcaaaacttaccaatcgtTCATAGCAGCAGCCGAAAGTCACCAGGAACtcagttttatagaaaaagac GTACAATCTGGTTTTTGGTTCATTTGTGGGGGTGAATCACCAcagtcagtcaacacttcttggaTGCGCACTGATGAAAAACAAGGAcatcaatcattcaaatggttattcgaGTGTTGGTTCCGTTGCATGGGAGGGAAgccaccaaaaggcattctcaccGACCAATGCGCATCGATGCAAAGGGCCATCGAGTTGTCCATGCCAACAATAATTCACCACTGGTGCATATGGCACATTATGAAGAAGATCCCAAATAAACTAAACGACTACAAGCGACACAAAAAAATCGAACAAGAGATGAGCCACGTCGTTTGGAACTCATTCACAAAAGATGCATTCGACAGAAACTGGAATGATTTCCTCACAAAGTACGACTTAGGAGGCAACAAGTGGCTCTCTG agtTGTATGAGGATCGGCATATATGGGTTCCAGTTTACCTGGATCACCACTTTTGGGCctggatgagaagcacacaaaggagcgaaaGAATGCATGCATTTTTCAACAAGTTTATCACACGCAACAGCTCCTTAAGTCAATTCATGAAGCAATATGACAATTGCCTAGCAAGCAgagagcaaagagagagagaattcgatgcTGTAGATTTTCACACCGTGATACCGTgcacaacaaaatcagcaatagaGGCTCAATTTCATCACGTTTATACCCATGAGAAGTTCAGGGAAGTTCAAGCTCAATTTAGAGGAAAG TTGAATTTTTTAGACGACGAACCAACGATTCAGTCAAGTTCCAGCTTTTACAGTGCACCGGATATGATCCAGAGAGGATTATACAAGTTTTAg
- the LOC107628120 gene encoding putative disease resistance RPP13-like protein 3 isoform X2, with translation MGNNGDTVIMAGVKVLKNANSHKVVKRKMRPRASKISVALLNVIEDAEKNLKVPRVKSWFQGIKDLCYELIGVSEEFELLQQAKKLHFLGLSLPPRPKKGNPEASSIICDFEALIEEVSELQLSSSPNSVPKEAEQLGSRSDPAPDEAEPEPLDLHWPAVPSNDEEPMIGRDAEIQDLIRKLTKESHRCICLVREEVGMGTTALARHVYNSTQVKSKFHFMAWVTVSQQFNVKRIVKSMLEFAPETPEKYAGNEFELLKLELHKFIEDRELLLVLEDVSHLDSNHLSDLMNVLRSSFRRILII, from the coding sequence ATGGGCAATAATGGCGATACAGTGATCATGGCGGGAGTAAAGGTTTTGAAGAACGCGAATTCTCATAAGGTGGTTAAGAGAAAAATGCGGCCGAGGGCATCAAAGATATCCGTTGCTCTCCTGAATGTCATCGAAGACGCAGAGAAGAACCTGAAGGTTCCACGAGTGAAGTCATGGTTTCAAGGCATTAAAGATCTATGCTATGAGTTAATTGGTGTTTCAGAAGAATTTGAGCTACTGCAACAGGCGAAGAAGTTACACTTTCTAGGCCTCTCACTCCCCCCACGCCCCAAGAAGGGAAACCCTGAGGCGAGCAGCATCATTTGTGATTTTGAGGCCTTAATTGAAGAAGTCAGCGAGTTGCAACTTAGTTCGAGTCCGAATTCAGTACCCAAGGAGGCTGAGCAACTTGGTTCGCGTTCGGATCCAGCACCCGACGAGGCTGAGCCGGAGCCATTAGATCTGCATTGGCCCGCAGTTCCCTCAAATGACGAAGAACCCATGATTGGTCGAGATGCTGAAATTCAAGACTTAATTAGAAAGTTGACTAAGGAATCTCATAGATGCATATGTCTTGTTAGAGAAGAGGTTGGAATGGGAACGACCGCGCTGGCCCGACATGTCTACAACAGTACTCAAGTGAAAAGTAAATTTCATTTCATGGCATGGgtaactgtctctcaacaattcaATGTGAAGCGAATTGTTAAGTCTATGCTGGAATTCGCTCCTGAAACACCAGAGAAATACGCCGGCAATGAATTTGAATTATTGAAACTTGAGCTTCATAAGTTCATAGAGGACAGGGAACTCCTTCTTGTTCTGGAAGACGTCAGCCACCTAGATTCGAACCACTTGTCAGATCTAATGAACGTGCTTCGTAGTTCCTTTCGCAGAATTTTGATTATCTAG
- the LOC107628120 gene encoding putative disease resistance RPP13-like protein 1 isoform X1, with translation MHEFIQDLARNECRIMLPGEESGDNDAVTEPARYRHFTRHCTLYLEDKTSFLDSIDNGGKLKADKLHTLMVLSKFSDMDPTNLANSLPRMKRIRALDLSDCPIEKLPSKATELLHLRYLNLSFNHKLKELPSEISNLLNLQTLNLNGCKTEISEATRADLKNKENLLGLELWFSIVGSKANDQVLLDSLEAPPQLQSLGIFDYGGSSFPNWMMELNKLTHLKLHRCSKCNVLPPLGKLPFLESLEITNMPNVETVGVEFLGIELNHEDAVNEGSSPDAVAFPRLRKLHFIKLDEWKGWIGINVNGGDKKIMPQLSSLSVVNCEKLESLPDYIKKKENLKPVIERCPLLPEN, from the coding sequence ATGCATGAATTTATCCAAGATCTTGCGCGTAACGAATGCCGCATAATGCTTCCTGGTGAAGAGTCCGGAGACAACGACGCTGTAACAGAGCCTGCTCGTTATCGTCATTTTACCCGTCATTGTACCCTGTATCTTGAAGATAAAACCTCTTTCCTAGATTCAATTGACAATGGAGGTAAACTCAAGGCAGATAAGCTACACACTCTAATGGTTTTGTCCAAGTTTTCCGACATGGATCCAACAAATCTTGCCAACAGTCTACCTCGTATGAAGAGGATCAGGGCGTTGGATTTGAGCGATTGCCCAATAGAAAAGCTTCCATCGAAGGCAACTGAACTGCTACATCTAAGGTACCTTAACCTGTCTTTCAATCATAAGCTAAAGGAGTTGCCTTCTGAAATAAGTAATTTGCTTAATTTGCAAACTTTAAATCTCAACGGATGTAAAACTGAAATTTCTGAAGCTACAAGAGCTGATCTAAAGAACAAGGAAAATCTGCTTGGCTTGGAACTGTGGTTTTCTATCGTAGGATCGAAGGCCAACGATCAAGTCCTACTTGATAGCTTAGAAGCACCTCCTCAATTGCAATCCCTTGGAATATTTGACTACGGAGGAAGTTCATTCCCCAACTGGATGATGGAATTGAACAAACTAACACACCTAAAGCTTCATAGATGTAGTAAATGCAATGTTTTGCCCCCTTTAGGGAAACTCCCATTCCTTGAATCACTTGAGATCACGAATATGCCTAATGTGGAGACGGTAGGTGTTGAATTTCTGGGAATAGAATTAAACCATGAGGATGCTGTCAACGAAGGCTCCTCACCTGATGCAGTTGCATTTCCCAGATTGAGAAAGCTTCACTTCATAAAGTTGGATGAGTGGAAAGGATGGATTGGAATCAATGTTAATGGTGGAGACAAGAAGATTATGCCTCAACTGTCTTCTTTGTCAGTTGTAAACTGTGAAAAGTTAGAATCACTTCCTGACTAcataaagaagaaggaaaatctGAAACCAGTTATTGAAAGATGTCCTTTGCTACCAGAAAACTAA